The Streptomyces kanamyceticus genome window below encodes:
- a CDS encoding aldo/keto reductase gives MHYTRLGNTGLTVSRICLGMMSYGNTSERAWHLDEAAAQPLVRRAVEAGVTFFDTADVYDDGVSEELTGRMLRGLFPDREAYVLATKVYFPMGSSPNDRGLSRKHIMAAVDASLRRLGTEYIDLYQIHRWDHGTPIEETMEALHEVVRAGKARYLGASAMYAWQFAKAQQVAGEAGWTRFVSMQNHYNLVYREEEREMLPLCADQGVGVLPYSPLARGLLAGARERGGARHTVRAGDDPLADEMYEDADFDVVDAVRALAAERGVPAARIALAWLLGNPGVTAPVVGATKAAHLEDALAAVDLDLSDGERARVEAPYRPHRVLGHA, from the coding sequence ATGCACTACACCCGCTTGGGCAACACCGGCCTCACCGTCTCCCGCATCTGCCTGGGGATGATGAGCTACGGCAACACCTCAGAACGCGCCTGGCACCTCGACGAGGCGGCCGCGCAGCCGCTCGTGCGGCGTGCGGTCGAGGCGGGCGTCACCTTCTTCGACACCGCCGACGTGTACGACGACGGGGTCAGTGAGGAACTGACCGGCCGCATGCTGCGCGGACTCTTCCCCGACCGCGAGGCGTACGTACTGGCGACGAAGGTCTACTTCCCGATGGGTTCCTCCCCCAACGACCGCGGCCTGTCCAGAAAACACATCATGGCCGCCGTCGACGCCTCCCTGCGCAGGCTCGGTACGGAGTACATCGACCTCTACCAGATCCACCGCTGGGACCACGGCACACCCATCGAGGAGACGATGGAGGCGCTGCACGAGGTGGTGCGGGCCGGGAAGGCGCGTTACCTCGGGGCCTCGGCCATGTACGCCTGGCAGTTCGCGAAGGCGCAGCAGGTGGCGGGTGAGGCGGGGTGGACGCGGTTCGTGTCGATGCAGAACCACTACAACCTCGTCTACCGGGAGGAGGAACGGGAGATGCTCCCGCTCTGTGCCGACCAGGGTGTCGGCGTGCTCCCCTACAGCCCGCTGGCCCGTGGGCTGTTGGCGGGCGCGCGTGAACGCGGCGGCGCGCGGCACACCGTCCGGGCGGGCGACGACCCGCTGGCGGACGAGATGTACGAGGACGCCGACTTCGACGTGGTCGACGCCGTCCGCGCACTCGCCGCCGAACGGGGTGTGCCCGCCGCGCGGATCGCCCTGGCCTGGCTCCTCGGCAATCCCGGTGTGACCGCCCCGGTGGTGGGCGCGACGAAGGCGGCACACCTGGAGGACGCGCTAGCGGCGGTCGACCTCGACCTGAGCGACGGCGAACGCGCGCGGGTCGAGGCGCCCTATCGCCCGCACCGGGTGCTCGGCCACGCCTGA
- a CDS encoding Vgb family protein produces the protein MHPAEAPTITEISVADEKAGPYGIAAGPDGALWLTFVHSGRIARLTLDGALDEYPLDSPTCRPMVVAPGPDGALWFTRSQDHRIGRVSTDGKTAAFDVPSPDSGPYGITAGPDGAMWFTEMNTDRIGRITVQGEVTEFALPTEGGFASAIVAGPDGALWFTLNQANAIGRITTDGDVTLYPLPTPGAAPVGITSDGDALWFVEIGAGQIGRISTDGAIEEFPLSDRGAKPHAIVAARAGECWFTEWGANRIGRITVSEGAAQIAAYDLPSPSSEPHGITVGPDGALWAALETGGVARVVRNGKRDA, from the coding sequence GTGCATCCTGCTGAAGCCCCGACCATCACGGAGATCTCCGTGGCGGACGAGAAGGCCGGGCCTTACGGCATCGCGGCAGGGCCCGACGGCGCCCTGTGGCTGACCTTCGTACACAGTGGTCGCATCGCGCGCCTCACCCTCGACGGCGCACTCGACGAGTACCCCCTGGACTCGCCGACGTGCCGTCCCATGGTCGTCGCGCCCGGGCCCGACGGCGCCCTGTGGTTCACCCGCTCCCAGGACCACCGGATCGGCCGCGTCAGCACCGACGGCAAGACGGCGGCCTTCGACGTGCCTTCACCCGACAGCGGTCCCTACGGAATCACTGCGGGTCCGGACGGTGCGATGTGGTTCACGGAGATGAACACCGACCGGATCGGCCGCATCACCGTCCAGGGAGAGGTCACCGAGTTCGCTCTGCCCACCGAGGGCGGCTTCGCCTCCGCCATCGTCGCCGGCCCCGACGGCGCCCTCTGGTTCACCCTCAACCAGGCGAACGCCATCGGCCGCATCACCACCGACGGCGACGTCACCCTGTACCCGCTGCCCACCCCGGGCGCCGCGCCCGTGGGCATCACCAGCGACGGCGACGCCTTGTGGTTCGTGGAGATCGGCGCGGGTCAGATCGGCAGGATCTCGACGGACGGCGCGATCGAGGAGTTCCCGCTGTCCGACCGCGGCGCCAAACCCCACGCGATCGTCGCGGCCCGCGCAGGGGAGTGCTGGTTCACCGAATGGGGAGCCAACCGCATCGGCCGCATCACCGTGAGCGAAGGGGCCGCGCAGATCGCCGCGTACGACCTGCCGTCGCCGTCATCCGAACCTCATGGCATCACGGTGGGACCCGACGGCGCTCTCTGGGCAGCCCTGGAGACGGGGGGTGTCGCGCGAGTGGTGAGAAATGGGAAGCGGGATGCCTGA
- a CDS encoding VOC family protein, whose amino-acid sequence MTNLRMDHVSVVVDDLEAAIGFFAALGMEVEGKASVEGDEVDRLCALDGVRADIAMMRTPDGHGKLELTKYRTPKALGAEQANAPANTFGLRSLMFAVDDIDAVVPRLRATGAELVGEMVQYEDVYRLCYVRGPEGIIVALAEQLDRKDKPAA is encoded by the coding sequence ATGACGAACCTGCGGATGGACCACGTCAGCGTCGTAGTCGACGACCTTGAGGCGGCCATCGGGTTCTTCGCCGCACTCGGGATGGAGGTCGAGGGCAAAGCGTCGGTCGAGGGAGACGAGGTGGACCGTCTCTGCGCGCTCGATGGCGTCCGAGCCGACATCGCGATGATGCGCACCCCGGACGGCCACGGCAAGCTCGAACTGACGAAGTACCGCACCCCGAAAGCACTCGGCGCCGAGCAGGCGAACGCACCGGCGAACACGTTCGGCCTGCGTTCCCTCATGTTCGCCGTCGACGACATCGATGCCGTCGTGCCCCGCCTGCGCGCCACGGGAGCCGAACTCGTGGGCGAGATGGTGCAGTACGAGGACGTCTACCGCCTCTGCTATGTCCGCGGCCCCGAGGGAATCATCGTGGCCCTGGCCGAACAGCTCGACCGAAAGGACAAGCCCGCCGCATGA
- a CDS encoding Lrp/AsnC family transcriptional regulator, translated as MSERLLRLLAADPRCGASELARELGVSAPTVRDRIRRLEEAGVIRGYRLDVDPAALGRPVAAWIRLRPGPGQMSRIVELAERTPEVSECHRISGEDCFLFKVHVPELSALEFILDRFLLHGQTTSSLVVSTPVPPRPVLP; from the coding sequence TTGAGCGAACGTCTGCTGCGACTGCTCGCCGCCGACCCGCGGTGCGGCGCCTCGGAGTTGGCCCGCGAGCTCGGCGTCTCCGCTCCCACGGTGCGCGACCGCATCCGGCGTCTCGAGGAGGCGGGAGTCATCCGCGGCTACCGGCTCGACGTGGACCCTGCCGCCCTCGGCCGCCCCGTCGCGGCCTGGATCAGGCTGCGCCCCGGCCCCGGGCAGATGTCCCGCATCGTCGAACTGGCGGAACGGACGCCGGAAGTGAGTGAGTGTCACCGGATCTCGGGCGAGGACTGTTTCCTCTTCAAGGTGCACGTGCCGGAGCTGAGCGCGCTCGAATTCATCCTGGACCGCTTCCTGTTGCACGGTCAGACCACCAGTTCGCTCGTCGTCTCCACACCCGTGCCGCCGCGCCCTGTTCTGCCGTAA
- a CDS encoding HIT family protein, with protein sequence MTDDWRTDRIRAALRGENPTVLRRLGAGFAVIGDVQFLPGYSVLLVDEPHVQCLSDLPRTKRLAFLSDMEQLGEAVERACRRMDAGFRRVNLEILGNTDPFLHAHVWPRFDWEPSGSVGKPVWLYPPDRWSDERFRLGPQHDVLRAAIGEELDRLRTTTA encoded by the coding sequence ATGACGGACGACTGGCGGACGGACCGGATAAGGGCCGCGCTGCGCGGCGAGAACCCGACGGTGCTGAGGCGGCTCGGGGCGGGCTTCGCGGTGATCGGTGACGTGCAGTTCCTGCCGGGCTACTCGGTTCTCCTCGTGGACGAGCCGCATGTCCAGTGCCTTTCCGACCTGCCGAGGACGAAACGGCTCGCGTTCCTCTCCGACATGGAGCAGCTCGGGGAAGCGGTCGAGCGTGCCTGCCGACGGATGGACGCGGGTTTCCGGCGAGTCAATCTGGAGATCCTCGGCAACACGGACCCGTTCCTGCACGCTCACGTCTGGCCGCGATTCGACTGGGAGCCGTCCGGGTCAGTGGGCAAGCCCGTGTGGCTGTACCCGCCTGACCGGTGGAGCGACGAGCGGTTCCGGCTGGGCCCGCAGCATGACGTGCTGCGGGCCGCGATCGGGGAGGAACTCGACCGGTTGCGTACGACGACGGCCTGA